A region of Silurus meridionalis isolate SWU-2019-XX chromosome 17, ASM1480568v1, whole genome shotgun sequence DNA encodes the following proteins:
- the grip2a gene encoding glutamate receptor-interacting protein 2a isoform X2, which yields MLCGLRKEGRKDDGHYSKGNKDCAANDGNVVSKRRSIPDEIRGLTTVELIKREGSSLGLTISGGSDKDGKPRVSNLRPGGLAARSDQLNTGDYIKSVNGINLSKLRHDEIISMLKNIGERVVLEVEYELPILAPGSSSSVISKTIEVCLEKEGNSFGFVLRGGFHEDWQKARPLVVTYVRPGGPADREGTLRVGDRVLSVNGVTLNRRKHADALTLLMQSSQEACFLIEYDITVMESVQQSSGPLQVEIMKSAGSVLGLSLTTALYRNKHVITIQKIKPASVAERCGALHVGDVLLAIDGMGTEHCSLMEAQQLLTNSSELTKLEILPSSRGLHDTVRVQRSSQRQWESGVNYPSAPAPTHSKTPSTWSNTTPTHSHCTSVASGSSSQTSGVHSSKSGCVYPSPYPCSTLPSYPSSPRSTTTRRKPRRAEHKSSLSLSSTVGVGGQVVHIENNEVVLRGDPLAGFGLQLQGGVFATEPLSAPACIRFIEPDSPAERCGVLQVGDRILCINGIPTDDGTLEEANQLLRDAALSNQVKLEVEFDVAESVIPSSGTFQVKLPKRRGVEVGITISVSKKPGRPLIISEIMKGSIAHRTGTLEPGDRLLGIDNVKLENCGIDEAMAVLQQAEDMVKLRIQKDEDNLDELESSGSVIFTVELKRHGGPLGITISGTEEPFNPILISSLTRNGLAHRTGALHVGDRVLAINHVSLKGKPLSEAIHLLQTAGDAVTLKIKKRTEPVLESDSGSPLRAGSCLSDNEDDRSDSLRRCKHSGLRHQATPPSLDSAMESWDGSALDTGYGSQGAYIHRTSDLTIHLNEWRRTNQRSPLTSRRPTHRSTVRDGKSGEEDWKYHGSVSPMCCRGNIGTRESYWSQALQDLETCGQSEILRELEATMMSGSTLSLGDESEVCNDDEIKLPAVELKQCWNCSTDTELDDSSTVVPLELHKVCVIKDEDSRDFGFSVSDGLVEKGVFVNMIRPDGPADRAGLQPYDRVLQVNHVRTRDFDCCLAVPLIAEAGDRLQLVISRNPLAQVPQWSPEDSQDSSETLPPVPVHTPTKKELRPEMVPLNGRLV from the exons GAGTGACCAGCTGAACACAGGCGACTACATCAAGTCTGTGAACGGCATCAACCTGTCCAAGCTGCGCCACGACGAGATCATCAGCATGCTGAAGAACATTGGAGAGCGGGTGGTGCTGGAGGTCGAGTACGAGTTGCCTATTCTCG ctccTGGCAGTTCGAGCAGCGTCATCTCCAAAACCATTGAGGTGTGTTTGGAAAAGGAAGGCAACAGTTTTGGCTTCGTGCTCCGAG GTGGGTTTCATGAGGACTGGCAGAAGGCTCGTCCTCTGGTTGTGACCTACGTCAGACCTGGGGGCCCTGCAGACAG AGAGGGGACTCTGCGTGTAGGGGATCGGGTGTTGAGCGTAAACGGCGTGACTCTAAACCGCCGGAAACATGCGGACGCCCTTACTCTACTCATGCAGAGCAGCCAGGAAGCTTGTTTCCTCATCGAGTACGACATCACGGTCATGG AGTCAGTGCAGCAGTCTTCAGGTCCTCTGCAGGTCGAGATCATGAAGAGCGCCGGCTCTGTCCTGGGACTGAGCCTTACCACTGCCCTCTACAGGAACAAGCATGTCATTACCATCCAGAAAATCAAACCTGCAAGCGTCGCAGAGAG gtGTGGTGCTCTTCATGTAGGTGATGTTCTCTTGGCTATAGATGGCATGGGCACTGAGCATTGCTCTTTAATGGAAGCTCAGCAGCTGCTGACCAACTCCTCAGAGCTCACCAAACTTGAGATCCTACCTTCTTCACGAGGCCTACACGATACAG tgcgtGTTCAGAGGAGCAGCCAGCGTCAGTGGGAGTCTGGTGTGAACTACCCCAGTGCCCCTGCACCCACCCACAGCAAAACTCCATCCACCTGGAGCAACACCACCCCTACACACTCCCACTGCACAT CAGTGGCATCGGGGAGCTCGTCCCAGACGTCCGGCGTTCACAGCTCGAAGAGCGGTTGTGTTTACCCAAGCCCGTACCCGTGCAGCACTCTGCCCTCGTACCCCTCAAGCCCACGCAGCACCACCACCAGGAGGAAACCCAGGAGAGCCGAGCACAAGAGCTCAT TGTCCCTCTCCAGCACGGTGGGTGTTGGTGGTCAGGTGGTGCACATCGAGAACAACGAGGTGGTGCTGAGAGGAGACCCGCTCGCTGGCTTTGGCTTGCAGCTCCAAGGAGGAGTGTTTGCCACAGAGCCGCTGTCTGCACCTGCCTGCATCCGATTCATAGAGCCAGACTCACCTGCTGAAAG GTGTGGAGTGCTTCAGGTTGGAGACAGAATCCTCTGTATAAATGGAATCCCAACCGATGACGGAACGCTTGAAGAGGCTAATCAGCTTCTCCGAGACGCAGCTCTGTCCAATCAGGTCAAGCTGGAAGTCGAGTTTGACGTTGCAG AATCGGTCATCCCGAGCAGTGGTACGTTTCAGGTGAAACTGCCAAAGAGACGAGGGGTGGAGGTGGGCATTACGATCAGTG TCAGCAAGAAACCAGGCCGCCCTCTGATCATCTCGGAGATAATGAAAGGAAGCATCGCTCACAG AACAGGTACACTGGAGCCTGGAGACCGTTTGCTGGGAATAGACAATGTAAAATTGGAGAACTGTGGAATTGACGAGGCGATGGCAGTCCTTCAGCAGGCCGAGGACATGGTCAAGCTGCGCATTCAGAAAGACGAGGACAACTTGG ATGAACTGGAGTCATCCGGCTCTGTGATTTTCACTGTGGAGCTGAAGAGACACGGTGGTCCTCTAGGAATCACTATTTCTGGCACTGAGGAACCCTTTAACCCCATCCTCATCTCCAGCCTGACCCGTAATGGTCTTGCACACAG gacTGGGGCTCTTCACGTCGGTGACCGTGTGTTGGCCATTAATCACGTGAGTCTGAAGGGGAAGCCGTTGAGTGAAGCCATCCATCTGCTGCAGACTGCAGGAGATGCGGTGACCCTCAAGATCAAAAAAAGAACTGAGC cTGTGTTAGAGTCTGACTCAGGAAGCCCTCTGAGGGCGGGATCTTGTCTGAGTGACAATGAAGACGATCGCTCTGATTCGCTTAGACGCTGTAAACATTCTGGGCTTCGCCACCAAGCCACGCCCCCCAGCTTGGACTCTGCTATGGAATCATGGGATGGCTCCGCTCTCGACACCGGGTATGGGAGTCAAG gGGCCTACATTCATCGTACATCAGACCTGACCATTCACCTTAATGAGTGGAGACGAACCAATCAAAGGAGCCCACTGACCTCCAGAAGACCTACTCACCGTAGCACAGTGCGTGACGGGAAATCAGGAGAGGAAGACTGGAAATACCATGG ATCCGTTAGCCCCATGTGTTGCCGTGGCAACATCGGCACTCGGGAGAGCTATTGGTCGCAAGCCCTGCAGGACCTGGAGACGTGCGGCCAATCGGAGATTCTCAGAGAGCTGGAG GCCACCATGATGTCAGGCAGCACGCTGAGTCTGGGAGATGAGAGCGAGGTCTGTAACGACGACGAGATCAAACTCCCAGCGGTGGAGCTGAAGCAGTGCTGGAACTGCAGCACAGACACGGAGCTTGATGACTCGAGCACCGTCGTTCCGTTAGAGCTACACAAG GTCTGTGTGATAAAGGATGAAGACAGCAGGGATTTTGGCTTCAGTGTGTCTGATGGCTTGGTAGAGAAAGGTGTGTTTGTAAACATGATCCGTCCAGACGGTCCAGCAGATCGGGCGGGTTTGCAGCCGTACGACCGCGTTCTTCAG gtGAATCACGTGAGGACGCGGGACTTCGACTGCTGCTTAGCTGTGCCTCTGATCGCCGAAGCGGGAGATCGGCTCCAGCTCGTTATCAGCAGGAACCCCCTCGCCCAGGTACCTCAGTGGTCCCCAGAAGACAGTCAGGACTCCTCAGAAACCCTTCCTCCCGTCCCTGTCCACACCCCGACAAAAAAGGAACTCAGACCTGAGATGGTGCCACTGAACGGCAGATTAGTGTAG